Proteins encoded together in one Anaerococcus murdochii window:
- a CDS encoding substrate-binding domain-containing protein has protein sequence MKKFRLLSLVLALVMILASCGGAKKEEKKGEEKTEGKKDSYDIVYLTPSTASQFWTHVGIGIENAIKDMEEEHGIKINYSIVGPSEEGQTEEYVTAFEQAIAKKPDAIITATLAIDSTVPKAKEATDNGIVLNFVNCGLGIGDDGAHEETYNQFYYCSNKTIGEMAGEAFLKAKEAKNIGEGIVGVNTNVENEALDQRVIGFREYVKEHAPELEQTDTYYNGNVVEKAQSNAENIISTYGDKLMGMFAGNNITGNGVALAVEGAKLKDKIVTVAVDSDDTEIKALKDGVIDAIIVQNAYEQGYLGMKNAIETLINGKNPEEKKQVNCPPSIVDKDNMEDQKIKELLDPTLLKK, from the coding sequence ATGAAGAAATTTAGGTTGTTAAGTTTAGTTTTGGCACTAGTAATGATACTTGCTTCTTGTGGTGGAGCTAAAAAAGAAGAAAAAAAGGGCGAAGAAAAGACCGAGGGCAAGAAAGACTCTTATGACATTGTATACCTTACACCATCTACAGCATCTCAATTTTGGACTCACGTTGGTATAGGTATTGAAAATGCAATAAAAGATATGGAAGAAGAACACGGCATCAAAATCAATTATTCTATAGTAGGCCCATCAGAAGAAGGTCAAACAGAAGAATATGTTACTGCTTTTGAACAAGCCATAGCTAAAAAACCAGATGCAATCATTACCGCAACCTTAGCTATAGACTCAACAGTACCAAAAGCAAAAGAAGCTACAGACAATGGTATAGTTCTAAACTTTGTTAACTGTGGTCTAGGTATAGGCGATGACGGAGCTCACGAAGAGACCTATAACCAATTCTACTACTGCTCAAATAAAACTATTGGTGAAATGGCTGGAGAAGCATTCCTAAAAGCTAAAGAAGCTAAGAATATTGGAGAAGGCATAGTTGGAGTTAACACAAACGTAGAAAACGAAGCCTTAGACCAAAGAGTTATTGGTTTTAGAGAATATGTAAAAGAACATGCACCAGAACTTGAACAAACAGATACTTACTATAACGGAAACGTAGTTGAAAAAGCTCAATCAAATGCTGAAAATATAATTTCAACATACGGCGATAAGTTAATGGGTATGTTCGCAGGAAATAACATCACTGGTAACGGCGTTGCCCTAGCAGTAGAAGGAGCAAAGCTAAAAGATAAGATAGTTACAGTTGCAGTTGACTCAGATGACACAGAAATCAAAGCTTTAAAAGATGGAGTCATTGATGCAATAATTGTTCAAAATGCTTATGAACAAGGTTATCTTGGAATGAAAAATGCTATTGAAACTCTAATCAACGGCAAAAACCCAGAAGAAAAGAAACAAGTAAATTGTCCTCCAAGCATAGTTGACAAAGACAACATGGAAGATCAAAAAATAAAAGAATTATTAGATCCAACCTTATTGAAAAAATAA
- a CDS encoding sugar ABC transporter ATP-binding protein, with protein MDKDNNLILKVENVIKVYPGVTALDNVSFSIKKGEVHALVGENGAGKSTLIKCIMGVEKQNSGHIYLNNGSEWIENKDAIEAQNNGVFANYQDVNIAPNLSVAENYFLGKQPSKNGIINWNDMYNECKKVLDKFDLDINPKAKINTLPLAMQAMITISKISTNDTIRLVIFDEPTALLENEKVEKLFNFIEELKNQGVSIIYISHRLEEIMEICDSVTILKDGKYVDTKKVDEVDKDKLISLMVGRKMTDIYDIKHQQPGQEVLRVENFSDNMNYQDISFNVREGEILGFFGLVGSGRSELMRGIYGVDKRESGEIYIKGEKVNIDSVSKALKNGLGFLTEDRREDGLALPLSIKVNSNMNSYDLISKRNVISLDKEKNRADQSIEDLRIKTPSCNQVVSHLSGGNQQKVVISKLLNANPDILIFDEPTVGVDVGAKQEIFQIMERLIAEKKAIILISSYLPEVMGLSDRLIVMAKGRITAEYTKAEIEKLHEDDILKKTSV; from the coding sequence ATGGACAAAGACAATAATTTGATATTGAAAGTTGAGAATGTAATCAAGGTATATCCTGGTGTAACAGCTCTCGATAATGTATCATTTTCTATAAAAAAAGGTGAAGTTCATGCTTTGGTAGGGGAAAATGGAGCAGGCAAATCTACTCTTATAAAATGTATAATGGGAGTTGAAAAACAAAATTCGGGCCATATATATCTAAACAATGGAAGCGAGTGGATTGAAAACAAAGATGCGATAGAAGCCCAAAACAATGGTGTTTTTGCCAACTATCAAGATGTAAATATTGCTCCAAATTTATCTGTAGCCGAAAATTATTTTTTAGGTAAGCAGCCATCAAAAAATGGAATTATAAACTGGAATGATATGTATAATGAATGCAAAAAAGTGCTTGATAAATTCGACTTAGACATAAATCCCAAGGCTAAAATAAACACCTTACCATTAGCCATGCAGGCTATGATTACTATCAGTAAAATATCTACAAACGATACAATAAGATTGGTAATATTTGATGAACCTACAGCCCTATTAGAAAATGAAAAAGTAGAAAAACTCTTTAACTTCATAGAAGAACTTAAAAATCAAGGTGTAAGTATTATATACATATCTCACAGACTAGAAGAAATAATGGAAATATGCGATAGCGTTACAATATTAAAAGATGGAAAATATGTTGATACAAAAAAGGTAGACGAGGTTGATAAAGACAAGCTAATATCCTTAATGGTCGGAAGAAAGATGACTGATATTTATGATATAAAACATCAACAACCCGGTCAAGAAGTTTTGAGAGTTGAGAACTTTAGTGATAATATGAACTATCAGGATATATCTTTTAATGTTAGAGAAGGAGAGATATTAGGATTTTTTGGCCTGGTCGGATCAGGACGAAGCGAGTTGATGAGAGGTATATATGGCGTTGACAAGAGAGAAAGTGGCGAGATATATATCAAGGGAGAAAAAGTAAATATCGACTCAGTCTCCAAGGCCTTAAAAAACGGCCTAGGATTTCTAACAGAAGATAGAAGAGAAGATGGGTTAGCCTTGCCCCTATCTATAAAAGTAAATTCAAACATGAATTCTTATGATTTGATAAGTAAAAGAAACGTTATCTCATTAGATAAAGAAAAAAATAGAGCTGACCAATCCATTGAAGATCTAAGAATCAAGACGCCATCATGTAATCAAGTAGTTTCACATTTATCAGGCGGAAATCAACAAAAGGTAGTAATCTCAAAACTCTTAAATGCTAACCCTGATATTCTTATTTTTGATGAACCAACAGTAGGTGTAGATGTTGGAGCCAAACAAGAAATATTCCAAATAATGGAAAGGCTAATTGCGGAAAAGAAAGCTATAATCCTGATTTCATCATATTTGCCAGAAGTTATGGGATTATCAGATAGGCTAATAGTAATGGCTAAAGGCAGGATTACGGCAGAATACACAAAGGCAGAAATTGAGAAATTACATGAAGATGATATCTTAAAGAAAACATCAGTATAA
- the rbsK gene encoding ribokinase produces the protein MSKVVVFGSFVVDLMARSPHLPSRSETVKGSYFQMGAGGKGFNQGVACHKAGADMAMVTKLGNDSFADVCLNVMQDLNMNKEYILTSEKKPTGIALIMVDENTGDNQITVVPSACSDIKIEEVNSLENLIKEADYVLLQYEVNQDANERIKELALKNNTKVIVNTAPYVEVGDDFYKNLYMVTPNEVEAEAVTGIKVDNLENAKKAAAIFREKGVENVLITLGSNGVFVSDGNKEEIIDSFKVKTVDTTGAGDAFNGGFLAALSEGKDIWQAAVFANAVAALSVQKLGTTPAMPSREEVDKFLSERNN, from the coding sequence ATGAGTAAGGTAGTAGTTTTTGGAAGTTTTGTTGTGGATCTTATGGCTAGGTCACCACACTTACCATCACGTTCAGAAACGGTGAAGGGTTCGTATTTTCAAATGGGTGCAGGAGGAAAAGGTTTTAACCAAGGGGTTGCTTGTCACAAGGCTGGAGCTGATATGGCTATGGTTACAAAACTCGGTAATGATAGTTTTGCAGATGTATGCTTGAATGTTATGCAAGATCTTAACATGAATAAGGAATATATTTTGACTTCTGAGAAAAAACCAACTGGAATTGCCTTAATAATGGTGGACGAAAACACAGGAGATAACCAAATTACAGTTGTTCCATCAGCTTGTAGTGATATAAAAATAGAAGAAGTTAATTCTTTAGAAAATTTAATCAAGGAAGCTGATTATGTTTTATTGCAATATGAGGTAAACCAAGACGCTAATGAAAGAATTAAGGAACTTGCCCTTAAAAATAATACTAAGGTCATAGTTAATACAGCTCCTTATGTTGAAGTTGGTGATGATTTTTATAAAAACCTTTACATGGTCACACCAAATGAAGTGGAAGCTGAGGCTGTAACAGGAATTAAAGTGGATAATCTTGAAAATGCTAAGAAGGCAGCCGCTATATTTAGAGAAAAGGGTGTTGAAAATGTCTTAATAACTTTAGGATCTAATGGTGTTTTTGTTTCAGATGGAAATAAAGAAGAGATTATAGATTCATTTAAGGTTAAAACAGTAGATACAACTGGTGCCGGAGATGCCTTTAATGGTGGCTTTTTAGCAGCTCTATCAGAAGGCAAGGATATTTGGCAAGCGGCAGTTTTTGCAAATGCAGTTGCAGCCTTATCAGTACAAAAATTAGGCACAACTCCAGCTATGCCAAGTAGAGAAGAAGTTGATAAGTTCTTAAGTGAAAGAAATAATTAG
- a CDS encoding LacI family DNA-binding transcriptional regulator, with protein sequence MNIKSIAKLSGVSTTTVSRVLNDSPYVSDATRKKVLQVIEENDYIPNNIARNLHQKFSNKIGVIVADITNEFFSSAINGISKVMDENGFQVLFYNTDENLKNESKALHSIFEERLSGLIISPVSSKDKNTLEKLKKLSLKMKTPVVLLDRNIEGISLDAVFVDNECGAKKAVNALIKEGHRDIAIITGPITSTPGNSRYRGYIEALRENNIPIKEEYIVSGDFKVSMAYEQAKRLLNLENPPTAIFLSNNMTSLGALKYLKEKGYKIGEDISIIGFDEINPFKAIDYLFSYVGRDAEKQGEIAAEVLLDRIDKKNKGVEYEAQRIVLDCYLSLNGSEKIKR encoded by the coding sequence ATGAATATAAAATCTATCGCTAAACTTTCGGGAGTATCTACAACAACTGTATCTAGGGTATTGAATGACTCTCCTTATGTAAGTGATGCAACAAGGAAAAAAGTTCTCCAGGTAATTGAAGAGAATGATTATATACCAAACAATATAGCTAGGAATCTCCACCAAAAATTTTCTAATAAAATCGGGGTTATAGTTGCTGATATCACTAACGAATTTTTTTCTAGTGCCATAAATGGAATTAGTAAGGTGATGGATGAAAATGGATTCCAGGTCTTGTTTTACAATACTGACGAGAATTTAAAAAATGAATCCAAGGCCCTGCATTCTATTTTTGAAGAAAGGCTAAGTGGATTGATAATTTCGCCTGTTTCTTCTAAAGATAAGAATACTTTGGAAAAATTAAAAAAACTCTCATTAAAAATGAAAACCCCCGTAGTCCTATTGGATAGGAATATAGAGGGGATTAGTTTGGATGCTGTTTTTGTTGACAATGAATGTGGGGCAAAAAAAGCTGTAAACGCGCTGATAAAGGAAGGTCACAGGGATATAGCTATTATCACAGGACCGATCACTTCCACTCCTGGTAATAGCAGGTATAGGGGGTATATAGAAGCCTTAAGGGAAAATAATATACCTATAAAAGAAGAATATATAGTATCAGGAGATTTCAAGGTAAGTATGGCCTACGAACAGGCTAAGCGTTTGCTTAACTTAGAGAATCCACCTACAGCAATTTTTCTAAGTAACAACATGACATCCCTAGGTGCACTCAAATATCTAAAAGAAAAAGGCTATAAAATAGGCGAAGATATATCCATAATAGGCTTTGATGAGATAAACCCCTTTAAAGCCATAGATTATTTATTTTCCTATGTTGGAAGAGATGCTGAAAAACAGGGTGAAATTGCAGCCGAGGTTTTACTTGATAGGATTGATAAGAAAAATAAGGGTGTAGAATATGAGGCTCAGAGAATTGTTTTAGATTGCTATTTGAGTCTAAATGGATCAGAGAAAATTAAAAGATAA
- a CDS encoding zf-HC2 domain-containing protein, whose translation MKYECDIVKDLIPLYIDDVLSENSKIFVKDHIDSCEACRKYYEKLSSDVKIPVSRETRKYDLKPMEYLKASLSRKIIRRVLAVVLVIGFFVGSFIFATRYEMPVDSSKVDFYEKDDYLMMKYDGQGDLLYSANASWENRKVWTIRFWQTPLEKYLPPLYKKEKYTKDSMPLYKVKKVYDEDGNVLWEKKD comes from the coding sequence ATGAAATATGAATGTGATATAGTTAAGGACTTAATTCCCTTATATATTGATGATGTTTTAAGCGAAAATTCAAAGATTTTTGTAAAAGACCACATTGACTCTTGCGAAGCTTGCAGAAAATATTACGAAAAATTATCCAGTGATGTTAAAATCCCTGTTAGCAGAGAAACTAGAAAATATGACCTAAAACCGATGGAATATTTAAAGGCCAGTCTTTCTAGGAAAATTATTAGAAGAGTCTTGGCTGTCGTCCTTGTGATAGGATTCTTTGTAGGAAGCTTTATTTTTGCTACTCGATATGAAATGCCAGTTGATTCATCTAAGGTGGATTTTTACGAAAAAGATGATTATTTGATGATGAAATACGATGGCCAGGGCGATCTCCTCTACAGTGCAAACGCCTCTTGGGAGAACAGAAAAGTCTGGACTATAAGGTTTTGGCAGACCCCATTGGAAAAATACCTACCACCCCTATATAAAAAAGAAAAATACACCAAAGACTCAATGCCCCTTTATAAAGTTAAAAAAGTCTATGACGAGGACGGAAATGTTTTATGGGAAAAGAAGGATTGA
- a CDS encoding RbsD/FucU family protein: MLKGIPTEISSELLKALADMGHGDILVIADDFYPPYSKTPNGRSINAKGNTAPEMLDAILKLFPLDTEYEAYPVEYMIPDADANINLSQRPKVWDDCIRVCEKHGLTKEQVGEIERSKFYEKAGRAFVTVCTSEREAYGCFIIQKGVM; the protein is encoded by the coding sequence ATGTTAAAAGGAATACCAACAGAGATTAGTTCAGAGCTTTTAAAAGCATTAGCAGATATGGGTCACGGGGATATTTTGGTAATAGCAGATGATTTTTATCCACCATATTCCAAGACACCTAACGGCAGAAGCATAAATGCAAAAGGAAATACAGCGCCAGAAATGCTTGATGCGATTTTAAAATTATTTCCACTTGATACTGAATATGAAGCTTATCCAGTTGAGTATATGATTCCAGATGCTGATGCAAATATCAATTTAAGCCAAAGACCAAAGGTTTGGGATGATTGCATAAGGGTTTGTGAAAAACACGGTTTAACTAAGGAACAAGTTGGAGAAATAGAGAGAAGCAAGTTCTATGAAAAAGCAGGAAGGGCTTTTGTGACAGTTTGCACAAGTGAAAGAGAAGCCTATGGATGCTTTATAATCCAAAAGGGAGTTATGTAA
- a CDS encoding rhomboid family intramembrane serine protease, with product MNINLERLSQSKVTSGLMIINIIVFILMSLSGGSESIENLIRFGANSKILVAQGEWWRLFTASFIHIGFFHILFNMYFFYSLGPIFERMYGSVNFLIIYLVSGIFGNLISFAFGDPYTVSAGASTSLYGMLGLAIGMMVTYRNDEIIRSFGASFVSVVVINVIYSLLAPGVGVYGHLGGFIAGFILVGIFPILGRDLATTRRLISLIILLGGAFALYKIGLRSMIGV from the coding sequence ATGAATATAAATTTAGAAAGACTTAGCCAATCCAAAGTGACATCAGGTCTTATGATTATAAATATAATCGTTTTTATCCTGATGAGCCTAAGTGGCGGTAGCGAAAGTATTGAAAACTTAATAAGATTTGGGGCGAATTCCAAAATTCTTGTGGCCCAAGGTGAGTGGTGGAGGCTTTTTACAGCGTCTTTTATCCATATAGGATTTTTCCATATCCTTTTCAACATGTATTTTTTCTATAGTTTGGGTCCGATTTTCGAAAGAATGTATGGGTCAGTAAACTTTTTGATAATTTACTTAGTTTCAGGGATTTTTGGAAACCTTATATCCTTCGCTTTTGGCGATCCTTATACAGTATCAGCTGGTGCATCAACCAGCCTTTATGGCATGTTAGGCCTTGCCATCGGCATGATGGTGACCTATAGGAATGATGAAATCATCAGGAGCTTCGGGGCAAGCTTTGTCTCTGTTGTGGTGATAAATGTGATTTATTCCTTGTTAGCACCTGGCGTTGGGGTTTACGGCCATCTTGGTGGTTTTATCGCAGGTTTTATCCTAGTGGGGATTTTCCCTATTTTAGGCAGGGACCTTGCTACTACAAGACGCCTTATTTCCCTAATAATCTTATTGGGTGGAGCTTTTGCCCTCTACAAGATTGGCCTTAGGTCTATGATAGGAGTCTAG
- a CDS encoding ABC transporter permease — protein sequence MNNKIKKTNLASLTNNTEFSLVFIILGLFIITSIFTDNFMTQYNITNLMKQCAIVGVLAVAQTFIIITGGIDISCGAIAGLSCMVLAILQRDTELGLAITLLAAILVGLVSGFVNGVIIYKFKIPPMIATLGTSTVVGGITKIISNALTVSGLDERILALGNSTVLGLFPVLALIWIVVAIAIFLLLRYTIFGRNIYILGSGENVAKLSGINVRKMYIATYTLAGLLYAVAGILLAARVQSALPTGGEGYEMNAIAAAVIGGASLSGGRGSMIGTVLGTILMILINNAGVQFGLNTHILEITSGVIILFAVAFDMYRNSRLAKQK from the coding sequence ATGAATAATAAAATAAAAAAGACAAATTTAGCAAGTCTTACTAATAACACTGAATTTAGTTTGGTATTTATTATATTAGGATTGTTTATAATAACTTCTATATTTACAGATAACTTTATGACCCAATATAACATAACAAACCTTATGAAACAGTGTGCTATAGTAGGAGTACTAGCAGTAGCTCAAACATTCATAATAATAACAGGTGGAATAGACATCTCTTGTGGTGCTATAGCTGGTTTATCCTGCATGGTACTTGCTATCTTACAAAGAGATACAGAACTTGGCCTTGCTATAACCTTGCTAGCAGCAATTCTAGTAGGATTAGTTTCAGGTTTTGTAAATGGAGTGATAATATATAAATTTAAAATCCCACCAATGATAGCAACACTGGGAACATCTACTGTTGTAGGTGGTATTACCAAAATAATAAGTAATGCCTTGACAGTAAGTGGTCTTGATGAAAGGATTCTAGCCCTTGGGAACTCAACAGTGCTTGGATTATTTCCGGTACTTGCCTTGATATGGATAGTAGTGGCAATAGCTATATTTTTGCTCCTAAGATATACAATATTTGGTAGGAATATTTATATACTTGGATCAGGAGAAAATGTAGCTAAACTTAGCGGAATCAATGTAAGAAAGATGTATATAGCAACTTACACCCTAGCTGGTTTATTATATGCCGTCGCTGGAATATTGCTAGCAGCAAGAGTTCAAAGTGCCCTACCAACAGGAGGTGAAGGCTATGAAATGAACGCCATAGCAGCAGCTGTTATAGGTGGAGCATCACTAAGTGGTGGACGTGGATCAATGATAGGAACAGTACTAGGAACCATCCTAATGATATTAATAAACAATGCTGGTGTTCAATTCGGATTAAATACCCATATACTAGAGATAACAAGTGGTGTTATAATCCTCTTTGCAGTAGCATTTGATATGTACAGGAATAGTAGGTTAGCAAAACAAAAATAG
- the pepF gene encoding oligoendopeptidase F yields MKRSEVEERLKWDTSSIYADDEGFYKDIEEIKGLVEELKKFKGKITSDLETFKSYLKLEEEFSRKMEKAFVYSSLKSDEDTTVSKYQEMSQVAQNTYVYASSVLSFISPEILSTDEKIIDKYLEDPELSYLKHYFEDKFRAKDHVLDAKSESILAAFGKLKNNPQNTYMIFNNADLTFPSVKKDGEEIAITNANFVTLQEDPDRDFRREVYEKYYQTYRQFSNTLASTLDGEFTAHNVEAKLRGYKSAREMSLFANNIPEEIYDNLLEVVHENADIHRDYTTLRKEYLGVDDLGFHDIYVPLVEDYDRQIDFDEAKEIVLEAIKPLGEEYVKVAKEGFETRWFDVMPNDGKRSGAYSSGSYDTQPFILLNHTNSINDLFTIVHELGHSMHSYYTRREQPYFYGSYSIFLAEIASTTNELLLLNYMLDHSQSEAETKYLLNYFVNQFKSTVFRQTMFAEFEHKVNKLVENAEPIPAERLHAIYKELNEELFGKDIKVDDYIASEWARIPHFYMFYYVFQYATGFMSAVALSQKILHGTDADREAYLGFLKAGESEYPIEVLKKAGVDMTNKEAMESAMEVARKAMKDLRQAIL; encoded by the coding sequence ATGAAAAGAAGTGAAGTTGAAGAAAGATTAAAATGGGATACATCATCAATCTATGCTGATGATGAGGGATTTTATAAGGATATTGAGGAAATTAAGGGTCTTGTAGAAGAACTTAAGAAATTTAAGGGAAAAATAACTAGTGACCTTGAGACCTTCAAATCTTACCTAAAATTAGAAGAAGAATTTTCAAGAAAGATGGAAAAAGCCTTTGTTTATTCATCTTTGAAATCAGACGAAGATACCACTGTAAGTAAGTACCAAGAAATGAGCCAAGTTGCTCAAAATACTTATGTTTACGCATCAAGTGTCCTATCTTTCATCTCACCAGAAATCCTATCCACAGATGAAAAAATCATCGATAAGTATCTAGAAGATCCAGAGCTTTCATACCTAAAACACTATTTTGAAGATAAATTTAGGGCAAAAGACCACGTTCTAGATGCAAAAAGCGAATCAATCCTTGCAGCATTTGGTAAGTTAAAAAACAACCCACAAAACACTTACATGATTTTTAACAACGCCGACCTAACCTTCCCAAGCGTCAAAAAAGATGGCGAAGAAATAGCCATCACAAATGCTAACTTTGTAACCCTTCAAGAAGATCCAGATAGGGATTTCAGACGCGAAGTTTATGAAAAATATTACCAAACTTACAGACAATTCTCTAATACACTTGCATCTACCCTTGACGGTGAATTTACAGCCCACAATGTAGAAGCAAAATTAAGAGGCTATAAATCTGCAAGAGAAATGAGCCTTTTTGCAAATAATATACCAGAAGAAATTTACGATAATTTATTAGAAGTTGTTCACGAAAACGCTGATATTCACAGAGACTACACCACACTTAGGAAAGAATATCTTGGAGTAGATGATTTAGGTTTCCACGATATTTATGTACCATTAGTAGAAGATTATGACAGGCAAATTGACTTTGACGAAGCAAAAGAAATTGTCCTTGAAGCAATCAAGCCACTTGGCGAAGAATATGTAAAAGTTGCCAAAGAAGGTTTTGAAACAAGATGGTTTGACGTAATGCCAAACGACGGCAAAAGGTCTGGTGCATATTCATCAGGATCTTACGACACCCAACCATTTATCTTATTAAACCACACCAACTCAATCAACGACCTATTCACTATAGTTCACGAACTAGGCCACTCAATGCACTCTTACTATACAAGACGTGAACAACCATATTTCTATGGTTCTTACTCAATCTTCTTAGCAGAGATTGCATCAACAACCAACGAGCTCTTGCTATTAAATTACATGCTTGACCACAGCCAATCAGAAGCTGAAACAAAATATCTATTAAACTACTTTGTAAACCAATTCAAATCAACAGTATTCAGACAAACAATGTTTGCAGAATTTGAACACAAGGTAAATAAATTAGTAGAAAACGCAGAGCCAATCCCAGCAGAAAGACTCCACGCCATCTACAAAGAACTAAACGAAGAATTATTCGGCAAAGACATTAAAGTAGATGACTATATAGCATCAGAATGGGCAAGAATCCCACACTTCTATATGTTCTACTACGTATTCCAATACGCAACAGGCTTTATGAGTGCAGTAGCCCTAAGCCAAAAAATCCTTCATGGCACAGACGCCGACAGAGAAGCTTACCTAGGCTTCCTAAAAGCAGGCGAAAGCGAATACCCAATCGAAGTCCTCAAAAAAGCAGGAGTCGACATGACAAACAAAGAAGCCATGGAATCAGCAATGGAAGTAGCTAGAAAGGCTATGAAAGACTTAAGACAAGCAATTTTATAA
- the deoC gene encoding deoxyribose-phosphate aldolase, whose protein sequence is MEINKYIDHTLLKADAKKEDVIKICKEAIEYKFKSVCVNSSFAKLVKKELEDSGVDLTVVVGFPLGAMSTEAKVFETKYAIDNGADEIDMVINISALKDKDYGYLEEEIGKLKEVCGQKILKVIIETCLLTDDEKVKVCQIAKKAGADFVKTSTGFSTAGAKVEDVRLMRETVGEDMGVKASGGIRTLEDVEKFIEAGASRIGASASVQIMEELKNRE, encoded by the coding sequence ATGGAAATTAATAAATATATTGATCATACATTATTGAAGGCTGACGCTAAGAAGGAAGATGTTATAAAAATTTGTAAGGAGGCGATAGAGTATAAGTTTAAGTCTGTCTGTGTAAATTCATCTTTTGCAAAATTGGTAAAAAAAGAACTGGAAGATAGCGGTGTAGACCTAACTGTTGTTGTTGGTTTTCCTTTAGGAGCTATGAGTACAGAGGCCAAAGTTTTTGAAACAAAGTATGCGATTGACAATGGGGCTGATGAGATAGATATGGTTATAAACATATCAGCCCTTAAGGATAAGGATTATGGTTATTTGGAGGAAGAAATAGGCAAGCTTAAAGAAGTTTGTGGACAAAAAATATTAAAAGTAATCATAGAAACATGCCTATTAACTGACGATGAGAAGGTTAAAGTTTGTCAAATTGCTAAAAAAGCTGGAGCTGACTTTGTAAAAACATCAACTGGATTTAGCACAGCGGGCGCTAAGGTTGAGGATGTTAGATTGATGAGGGAAACTGTCGGCGAAGACATGGGTGTAAAAGCATCTGGGGGAATAAGAACTCTTGAAGATGTAGAAAAATTTATCGAAGCAGGAGCTAGCAGGATAGGCGCTTCTGCATCTGTACAAATTATGGAAGAATTAAAAAATAGGGAGTAA
- a CDS encoding RNA polymerase sigma factor: MDFAKIYEDYNRDVYRFALSLCKNQDLAIDICHETFAKAMDKIDTFDGSQDIRAWLFTIARNTLYDFYRKNNKINPDYDLSIVEDKKISFVEDLANDDLALKVHTFLHSMKEPYKEAFNLRVFGELDYKSIGQIFGKTDTRARVTFYRAKNMIIDYLEEENEI, translated from the coding sequence ATGGATTTTGCAAAAATTTATGAGGATTATAATAGGGATGTATATAGGTTTGCCCTTAGTTTGTGCAAAAACCAAGATTTAGCTATCGATATTTGCCATGAGACCTTTGCCAAGGCCATGGATAAGATAGACACCTTTGATGGTTCACAAGATATAAGGGCATGGCTTTTTACTATTGCTCGTAATACTCTTTATGATTTTTACAGAAAAAATAATAAAATAAATCCCGATTATGACCTATCCATAGTTGAGGATAAGAAGATATCCTTTGTCGAAGACCTCGCCAATGATGACCTTGCTCTTAAAGTCCACACCTTTCTCCATTCCATGAAAGAACCTTACAAGGAGGCTTTTAATCTCAGAGTCTTTGGAGAGCTTGATTATAAAAGCATCGGCCAAATTTTTGGCAAAACCGATACCCGGGCCAGGGTCACTTTTTACAGGGCCAAGAACATGATTATAGATTATTTGGAGGAAGAAAATGAAATATGA